In one Zobellia galactanivorans genomic region, the following are encoded:
- the prmC gene encoding peptide chain release factor N(5)-glutamine methyltransferase — protein sequence MVLKEIKHIYHKELDGLYPKEEVDSFFYLLIEHYLQLQRFVLAIQPNLTLTKEEEQPLFEALSELRLQRPVQYIIGKTSFMDLDFEVDEKVLIPRPETEELVRWVVGEVRGGLTSEKRKLRILDIGTGSGCIAISLAKLLPEAEVHALDVSGEALEMAKRNARSNSVELRFIHADILNYDGRPGGYDIIVSNPPYVRELEKQEMQKNVLEHEPDLALFVSDENPLVFYDAISKFAQHNLVEKGKLFFEINQYLAKETAALLREHNFLEIEVRKDIFGNDRMTKGVLG from the coding sequence ATGGTCTTAAAAGAAATAAAGCATATTTACCACAAAGAGTTAGACGGCCTATATCCCAAAGAGGAAGTAGATAGCTTCTTTTATCTGTTGATCGAACATTATCTTCAATTGCAACGCTTCGTTCTGGCCATACAGCCGAATTTGACCTTGACAAAAGAAGAGGAACAACCTCTTTTTGAGGCTTTGTCCGAACTCAGGCTGCAACGTCCCGTTCAATATATTATAGGAAAGACAAGTTTTATGGATCTCGATTTCGAGGTCGATGAAAAGGTGCTTATTCCTAGGCCTGAAACCGAAGAGTTGGTGCGTTGGGTCGTAGGAGAGGTAAGAGGGGGCTTGACTAGCGAAAAACGAAAATTACGGATTTTAGACATCGGAACGGGTAGTGGGTGTATTGCTATTTCCTTGGCCAAACTATTGCCTGAAGCCGAGGTTCATGCCTTGGACGTTTCGGGGGAAGCCTTGGAAATGGCTAAACGAAATGCTAGGTCGAACTCGGTAGAGCTCAGATTTATCCATGCCGATATCTTGAATTATGACGGACGGCCCGGGGGATATGATATTATAGTCTCTAATCCACCCTATGTGAGAGAGCTTGAAAAACAGGAGATGCAGAAAAACGTTTTGGAGCACGAACCGGACTTGGCGTTGTTTGTCTCCGATGAAAACCCACTGGTTTTTTATGATGCTATAAGCAAGTTTGCCCAGCACAACCTTGTGGAAAAGGGGAAGCTTTTTTTTGAAATCAACCAATATTTGGCAAAAGAAACGGCAGCACTTTTGCGGGAGCATAATTTTTTAGAAATTGAGGTCCGAAAAGATATATTCGGAAATGACCGTATGACAAAGGGAGTCTTGGGATAA
- the ligA gene encoding NAD-dependent DNA ligase LigA translates to MQIKEQIEALRQELREHNHNYYVLDNPTISDYEFDIKLKELQALEAQYPEFYDASSPTLRVGGAVTKNFETVVHNERMYSLDNSYSKEDLEDWEKRMQRILGGTQVEFVCELKYDGASISITYEEGKLVRAVTRGDGFQGDDVTTNVKTIKSVPLQLKGDYPSKFDIRGEIVLPFEGFAQMNAERVENGEDPYMNPRNTASGSLKLQDSAAVAQRPLDCLLYSIVGQDTGIASQWQMLEKAREWGFKVPEVAKLCRSTDEVMAFVNQWDSQRHDLPYETDGVVVKVNSIQHQEELGFTSKSPRWAMAYKFKAEQVSTLLNEITYQVGRTGSITPVANLEPVLLAGTTVKRASLHNADQIAKFDIREGDTVFVEKGGEIIPKIVGVDFTKRPKDSKPTEYITHCPECHEELVRTEGDAKHYCVNYYGCPPQITGRIQHFISRKAMDIEGLGSETVELLYKEGLIENYADLYTLTKEQVLPLERMAEKSAENLVKGVADSVKIPFERVLFALGIRFVGETVAKKLARAYKNIDALMEASVESLVSVDEIGERIANSVVEFFSNEANREIIDRLKAYGLQFSLSEEQLENQTDKLKGLTIVVSGVFETVSRDELKKIIEANGGKVGSSISSKTAYLVAGDKMGPSKRTKAESLNVPIVTEGEFLSMVQ, encoded by the coding sequence ATGCAGATAAAAGAACAAATAGAGGCCCTTCGGCAAGAATTGCGAGAGCATAACCACAATTATTATGTGCTTGATAATCCCACTATATCCGATTATGAGTTCGATATCAAATTAAAGGAATTACAGGCGCTTGAGGCCCAGTATCCCGAGTTTTACGATGCAAGTTCACCAACCTTGCGCGTAGGGGGTGCGGTTACCAAAAATTTTGAGACCGTAGTACATAACGAGCGGATGTACTCGCTCGACAACTCGTATTCAAAGGAAGACTTAGAGGACTGGGAAAAACGCATGCAGCGTATCTTGGGCGGTACCCAAGTGGAATTTGTGTGTGAACTGAAGTACGACGGGGCGTCTATCAGTATTACCTACGAAGAGGGTAAATTGGTAAGGGCGGTAACACGCGGCGATGGTTTTCAGGGTGATGATGTAACTACCAACGTAAAGACCATAAAGTCCGTACCACTTCAATTAAAAGGCGATTACCCTTCCAAGTTCGATATTCGCGGAGAAATTGTTTTGCCTTTTGAAGGTTTCGCACAAATGAATGCCGAACGTGTCGAGAATGGGGAGGACCCCTATATGAACCCTAGAAATACGGCTTCGGGAAGTTTGAAGCTGCAAGATAGTGCAGCGGTCGCCCAAAGGCCTTTAGATTGCTTGTTGTACAGTATTGTAGGGCAAGACACCGGAATAGCTTCGCAGTGGCAGATGCTCGAAAAAGCAAGGGAGTGGGGATTTAAAGTCCCTGAAGTGGCCAAACTTTGCCGTTCAACCGATGAAGTGATGGCCTTTGTGAATCAATGGGATTCCCAGCGCCACGACCTGCCCTATGAAACGGATGGGGTAGTGGTGAAGGTCAATAGTATCCAGCATCAAGAAGAGTTGGGCTTTACCTCAAAATCCCCTCGTTGGGCCATGGCCTATAAATTTAAGGCTGAGCAGGTTTCTACCCTCTTGAACGAAATCACCTATCAGGTCGGCCGCACGGGGTCCATTACGCCCGTGGCCAATCTAGAGCCCGTGCTTTTGGCGGGTACTACCGTAAAAAGGGCTTCGTTGCACAATGCCGACCAGATTGCCAAATTCGATATCCGTGAAGGGGATACGGTTTTTGTGGAAAAAGGAGGGGAGATTATCCCTAAAATCGTTGGTGTGGATTTTACCAAAAGACCAAAAGATTCAAAACCAACCGAATATATTACCCATTGTCCCGAGTGTCATGAGGAGCTGGTGAGAACCGAAGGCGACGCCAAACACTACTGTGTAAACTACTATGGTTGCCCTCCCCAAATTACAGGGCGAATTCAACATTTTATTTCCCGAAAGGCCATGGATATTGAAGGGCTGGGGAGTGAAACGGTAGAACTGCTATATAAGGAAGGCCTAATCGAAAATTATGCGGACCTGTATACTTTGACCAAAGAACAGGTCTTGCCTTTGGAACGCATGGCCGAGAAATCTGCCGAGAATTTGGTCAAAGGTGTGGCCGATTCGGTAAAGATTCCCTTTGAACGCGTTCTTTTTGCCTTGGGGATTCGTTTTGTAGGGGAGACCGTGGCCAAGAAATTGGCAAGGGCGTATAAAAATATAGACGCCTTAATGGAGGCCTCTGTAGAAAGTTTGGTTTCCGTAGACGAGATCGGTGAACGTATCGCAAATTCAGTGGTGGAGTTTTTCAGTAATGAGGCCAACCGTGAAATTATAGACCGATTGAAGGCCTATGGGTTGCAATTTTCCCTTTCCGAAGAACAGTTGGAAAACCAGACGGATAAATTAAAAGGACTCACCATTGTGGTTTCCGGGGTCTTCGAGACGGTCAGCCGAGACGAACTCAAGAAGATAATCGAAGCTAATGGGGGCAAGGTCGGGTCGAGCATATCGTCAAAGACCGCTTATTTGGTCGCGGGCGATAAAATGGGGCCTAGTAAACGAACGAAAGCGGAATCTTTGAACGTGCCCATCGTTACCGAAGGGGAGTTCTTGAGTATGGTGCAATAG
- a CDS encoding GNAT family N-acetyltransferase, with amino-acid sequence MGAVNIRNIRKGDNGQVAALIRKVLVDLGAPKVGTAYADVTLDSMFENYDRPRAAYFVVEENDKILGCAGVAQLDNCEDNICELQKMYFLEEARGRGIGSKMLQICLEKAREFNFEMVYLETMPYMKAAQKLYEKMGFEYIDEPMGDTGHYSCPVYMLAKL; translated from the coding sequence ATGGGGGCAGTGAACATCCGGAACATTAGAAAAGGGGACAACGGGCAGGTGGCCGCACTGATTCGCAAGGTTTTAGTGGATTTAGGGGCTCCTAAGGTGGGTACGGCTTATGCCGATGTTACCTTGGATAGTATGTTCGAGAATTACGATCGCCCAAGGGCCGCGTATTTTGTGGTAGAGGAAAATGACAAGATATTAGGCTGCGCCGGGGTGGCCCAATTGGATAATTGTGAGGATAATATCTGTGAACTTCAGAAAATGTACTTTTTGGAGGAGGCCCGAGGGCGCGGAATCGGTTCAAAAATGCTGCAGATATGTTTGGAAAAGGCCCGGGAATTTAATTTTGAGATGGTCTACCTTGAAACCATGCCCTATATGAAGGCGGCCCAAAAGCTTTATGAAAAAATGGGATTTGAATACATTGACGAACCCATGGGCGATACGGGGCATTATTCATGTCCTGTATATATGCTCGCTAAATTGTAA